One Triticum dicoccoides isolate Atlit2015 ecotype Zavitan chromosome 4B, WEW_v2.0, whole genome shotgun sequence genomic window carries:
- the LOC119293466 gene encoding uncharacterized protein LOC119293466, which produces MSSGNNGGTNGGLELSLNQSPPPPLAAAERMEVDGGHVEDDDDYSNGSSSPSSCVSSDDSHAGWEPSPMVIGACERCLLYCMVTKEEYPICINCKQPFLVDVLPAGDDKKHDKRQ; this is translated from the coding sequence ATGAGCAGCGGCAACAATGGCGGGACGAACGGGGGGCTGGAGCTCAGCCTGAACCAATCGCCTCCGCCGCCCCTGGCCGCAGCGGAGAGGATGGAGGTGGACGGCGGTCATGTTGAAGATGACGACGACTACAGCAACGGCTCGTCATCGCCTAGCTCGTGTGTGTCGTCGGATGATAGCCATGCCGGCTGGGAGCCGTCGCCTATGGTGATCGGAGCGTGCGAGCGGTGCCTCTTGTACTGCATGGTGACCAAGGAGGAGTACCCCATCTGCATCAACTGCAAGCAGCCCTTCCTTGTGGACGTCCTCCCTGCCGGCGACGACAAGAAGCATGACAAGCGCCAGTAA